A window of the Sphingobium sp. CAP-1 genome harbors these coding sequences:
- the mtgA gene encoding monofunctional biosynthetic peptidoglycan transglycosylase, whose translation MTVKTASPRRRSRWIAIPIKILLGFVLLSVLMVAIYRFVPPPVTWTMLLDPNGITKDWTSLDEIDPDMARAAIAGEDGKFCSHHGFDVDAIARAAIHNASGGRIRGGSTISQQTAKNVFLFQGGGFVRKGLEAWFTVLIEAIWGKRRIMEVYLNVAETGIGTYGVQAGAIRYFHHGANKLTRAEAGRIAAVLPLPKKRAAVAPGGFTRRYGNTIAARIGVIQRDGLDSCLR comes from the coding sequence ATGACCGTCAAGACCGCTTCTCCCCGCCGCCGATCGCGCTGGATCGCCATCCCGATCAAGATCCTGCTTGGTTTCGTCCTGCTATCCGTGCTGATGGTGGCGATCTACCGCTTCGTGCCGCCGCCGGTGACATGGACGATGCTGCTCGACCCGAACGGCATCACCAAGGACTGGACCAGCCTGGACGAAATCGACCCCGACATGGCGCGCGCGGCGATCGCCGGCGAGGACGGCAAATTTTGCAGCCACCACGGCTTCGATGTCGACGCCATCGCCAGGGCCGCGATCCATAACGCCAGCGGCGGGCGCATCCGGGGTGGATCGACCATCAGCCAGCAGACGGCCAAGAATGTCTTTCTCTTCCAGGGCGGCGGCTTCGTCCGCAAAGGGCTGGAAGCCTGGTTCACCGTCCTGATCGAAGCGATATGGGGCAAGCGCCGGATCATGGAAGTCTATCTGAATGTCGCGGAAACCGGCATCGGCACCTATGGCGTGCAGGCGGGCGCGATCCGCTATTTCCATCATGGCGCGAACAAGCTGACCCGCGCCGAAGCCGGCCGCATCGCCGCCGTCCTTCCCCTGCCCAAGAAGCGCGCGGCCGTGGCGCCGGGCGGCTTCACTCGCCGCTATGGCAACACCATCGCCGCGCGGATCGGCGTGATCCAGCGCGACGGGCTGGATAGCTGCCTGCGATAG
- a CDS encoding MFS transporter, whose amino-acid sequence MLSTALATRLSARNVHYGWAVAGTTFLTMLVVAGAVGAPGVFIVPLQKEFGWSAADISGALAIRFLLFGGMGPFAAAFMNRFGVRRMMLISLSIVIGGLLLSLGMTQLWQLVLLWGVVIGVGTGLTAMVLGATVATRWFGQRRGLVMGLLSASTATGQLAFLPLLAGLTDSHGWRTAMLLVCGAIVLAALVVTLLMRDRPADLGLAPYGETAIQPTPTQPASLGALLMTPLHVLRDAARVPTFWILFFSFYICGASTNGLVQTHFISLCGDYGLAAVGAASMLAMMGLFDFGGTLASGWLSDRFDNRWLLCCYYGLRGLSLLYLPFSDFSLYSLSIFAIFYGLDWVATVPPTVKLTAQRFGPERANIVFGWIFAGHQLGAASAALGGGLSRTVWQSYIPAFVGAGILCLIGAGLVLLINRDRQPLLAPA is encoded by the coding sequence ATGCTGTCGACCGCCCTTGCCACCCGCCTATCCGCGCGCAACGTCCATTATGGCTGGGCAGTTGCGGGAACGACCTTCCTCACCATGCTGGTGGTCGCGGGCGCGGTCGGTGCGCCGGGCGTGTTCATCGTGCCGTTGCAAAAGGAATTTGGCTGGAGCGCGGCCGACATCAGCGGCGCGCTCGCCATCCGTTTCCTCCTGTTCGGCGGCATGGGGCCATTCGCCGCCGCCTTCATGAACCGCTTCGGCGTGCGGCGGATGATGCTGATCTCCCTCTCCATCGTCATCGGCGGCCTGTTGCTGTCGCTGGGCATGACCCAGCTCTGGCAACTGGTGCTGCTCTGGGGCGTGGTGATCGGCGTCGGCACCGGCCTCACTGCCATGGTGCTGGGCGCGACCGTGGCGACGCGCTGGTTCGGCCAGCGGCGCGGGCTGGTAATGGGCCTGCTGTCGGCCAGCACCGCAACGGGACAGCTTGCCTTTCTGCCGCTGCTGGCCGGGCTGACCGATAGCCATGGCTGGCGGACCGCAATGCTGCTCGTCTGCGGCGCGATCGTGCTGGCGGCCCTTGTCGTGACGCTGCTGATGCGCGATCGGCCCGCCGATCTCGGCCTTGCCCCCTATGGCGAAACGGCGATCCAGCCCACTCCGACGCAGCCCGCCAGCCTCGGCGCGTTGCTGATGACGCCGCTCCACGTCCTGCGCGACGCGGCGCGGGTGCCGACCTTCTGGATTCTCTTTTTCTCCTTCTATATTTGCGGCGCCAGCACCAATGGTCTGGTCCAGACCCATTTCATCTCGCTGTGCGGCGATTATGGGCTGGCGGCGGTGGGTGCCGCGTCGATGCTGGCGATGATGGGGCTGTTCGATTTCGGCGGCACGCTGGCGTCGGGCTGGCTGAGCGACCGGTTCGACAATCGCTGGCTGCTATGCTGCTATTATGGCCTGCGCGGCCTGTCGCTGCTCTATCTGCCGTTCAGCGATTTTTCGCTCTACAGCCTGTCGATCTTCGCGATCTTCTATGGCCTGGACTGGGTGGCGACGGTGCCGCCGACGGTGAAGCTGACCGCCCAGCGCTTTGGGCCGGAGCGCGCGAATATCGTGTTCGGCTGGATTTTCGCCGGGCACCAGTTGGGCGCGGCGAGCGCGGCGCTGGGCGGCGGCCTGTCCCGCACCGTCTGGCAAAGCTATATCCCCGCCTTCGTCGGCGCGGGCATATTGTGCCTGATCGGCGCCGGACTGGTGCTGCTGATCAATCGCGATCGCCAGCCGTTGCTCGCCCCGGCTTGA
- a CDS encoding TetR/AcrR family transcriptional regulator — MKVSREQAARNREKVLDSASRLFRARGVDGVGIGEVMRECGLTHGGFYNQFESKEALAAEACAASLANSAARWREIVAEAEDAPAAIAANYLSVRNRDAPETGCALIALGPDAARRGGDLAGAFRQGFEELVGILQQAMPDGDRDAALARVAQMVGAMVLARGVDDAALSDEIMAAARGAL; from the coding sequence ATGAAGGTCAGCCGCGAGCAGGCCGCCCGCAATCGGGAGAAGGTGCTGGACAGCGCATCGCGCCTGTTCCGGGCGCGGGGCGTGGACGGCGTGGGCATCGGCGAAGTGATGCGCGAATGCGGTCTGACCCATGGCGGCTTCTACAACCAGTTCGAATCGAAAGAGGCGCTGGCGGCGGAAGCCTGTGCCGCGTCGCTGGCGAACAGCGCGGCGCGCTGGCGGGAGATTGTCGCGGAGGCCGAGGATGCGCCGGCGGCGATCGCGGCCAATTATCTGAGCGTGCGCAATCGGGACGCGCCGGAAACCGGATGCGCGCTGATCGCGCTGGGACCGGATGCGGCGCGGCGTGGGGGCGATCTGGCCGGGGCGTTCCGGCAGGGTTTCGAGGAACTTGTCGGCATATTGCAGCAGGCGATGCCAGACGGGGATCGGGATGCGGCGCTGGCGCGCGTGGCGCAGATGGTCGGCGCGATGGTGCTGGCGCGGGGGGTGGATGATGCGGCGTTGTCCGACGAGATCATGGCGGCGGCGCGCGGCGCCTTGTAG